One Microtus pennsylvanicus isolate mMicPen1 chromosome 3, mMicPen1.hap1, whole genome shotgun sequence DNA window includes the following coding sequences:
- the LOC142846417 gene encoding triosephosphate isomerase-like: MNGRKKCLGELICTLNAAKVPADTEVVCAPPTAYIDFARQQLDPKIAVAAQNCYKVTNGAFTGEISPGMIKDLGAAWVVLGHSERRHVFGESDELIGQKVAHALSEGLGVIACIGEKLDEREAGIPEKVVFEQTKVIADNMKDWSKVVLAYEPVWAIGTGKTATPQQAQEVHEKLRGWLKCNVSDAVAQSTRIIYGGSVTGATCKELASQPDVDGFLVGGASLKPEFVDIINAKHKAPSMSPALCQARTRLPRSLGTAPTSHMLLMLSAPSCVLIYAGTFLNLFHLPVMVGTRPIPLPPKNEIHHLFHQGSGRRPERVELIVPSGEAGK; this comes from the coding sequence ATGAATGGAAGGAAGAAGTGCCTGGGAGAACTCATTTGCACCCTAAATGCGGCTAAGGTGCCGGCAGACACCGAGGTGGTTTGTGCACCCCCCACCGCCTACATCGACTTCGCCAGGCAGCAGCTAGATCCCAAGATTGCTGTGGCTGCGCAGAACTGCTACAAAGTGACCAATGGGGCCTTCACTGGGGAGATCAGCCCTGGCATGATCAAAGACTTAGGAGCCGCATGGGTAGTGCTGGGGCACTCGGAGAGAAGGCACGTCTTCGGGGAGTCCGATGAGCTGATTGGGCAGAAAGTAGCCCATGCCCTATCCGAGGGGCTCGGAGTGATCGCCTGCATTGGGGAGAAGTTAGATGAAAGGGAAGCCGGCATCCCCGAGAAGGTTGTTTTCGAGCAAACCAAGGTCATCGCAGATAATATGAAGGACTGGAGCAAAGTGGTCCTGGCCTATGAACCTGTATGGGCCATTGGTACTGGCAAGACTGCAACACCTCAACAGGCCCAGGAAGTGCATGAGAAGCTTCGGGGTTGGCTGAAATGCAATGTCTCTGATGCGGTGGCTCAGAGCACCCGAATCATTTATGGAGGTTCAGTGACTGGAGCAACGTGCAAAGAACTGGCAAGCCAGCCTGATGTGGACGGCTTCCTCGTGGGCGGGGCTTCCCTCAAGCCTGAATTTGTGGACATCATCAATGCCAAACATAAAGCACCGTCCATGTCCCCTGCCCTCTGCCAGGCCAGGACTAGGTTGCCCAGAAGCTTAGGAACAGCTCCTACCAGTCACATGCTTCTGATGTTATCTGCCCCATCTTGTGTCCTAATCTACGCTGGTACCTTCCTGAACCTTTTCCACCTCCCTGTAATGGTTGGGACCAGGCCAATCCCTTTACCACCTAAGAATGAAATACATCACCTGTTTCACCAAGGCTCGGGGAGGAGGCCGGAACGAGTGGAACTGATTGTCCCTTCAGGCGAGGCAGGAAAGTGA